Proteins from one Triticum aestivum cultivar Chinese Spring chromosome 7A, IWGSC CS RefSeq v2.1, whole genome shotgun sequence genomic window:
- the LOC123150970 gene encoding putative protein FAR1-RELATED SEQUENCE 10 — protein sequence MEEAGMEFLLDAVDRFPLLEEFADSVEQPDPVPLARMQANEPSYAGSAVSKDDSGCGQQIGEVEVNERQPAARRRTNTSPTRSTQSTDRVNPEAPGWTKRLQLGSAPPDRTPCPSRMSALEESMRKYAEEPSKNVVRPTLGLTFDSLGEAYDFYNLYSWETGFGIRYGKSRLNVERTKCMQEIVCGCSGKPEAENSRSCRCECPALIRLLRAADNSWYITEHRENHNHSMSLTMGEKVQWPSHKNIDVYTKDLIKQLRENNVNLGKVYSIIGSFFGSVEKVPCTKRTLRNICGKISREQADDDVRKTLEVFADIQAGDPGFTYRVLADDTSKVKNLM from the exons ATGGAAGAAGCAGGCATGGAGTTCCTTCTGGACGCCGTGGACAG GTTCCCCTTGCTTGAGGAATTCGCTGACAGCGTTGAGCAGCCAGATCCAGTTCCTCTGGCGCGGATGCAAGCGAACGAGCCTAGTTACGCGGGTAGCGCTGTCTCAAAAGATGATTCTGGATGCGGGCAACAGATTGGCGAAGTTGAGGTGAACGAAAGGCAACCTGCTGCTCGCCGCCGTACGAACACATCTCCAACTCGATCTACCCAGTCAACTGACAGGGTGAACCCAGAAGCCCCCGGGTGGACTAAAAG GTTACAGCTAGGGAGCGCGCCACCGGACAGGACACCATGTCCCAGCCGTATGAGCGCTCTGGAGGAGTCGATGCGCAAGTATGCTGAAGAACCCAGCAAAAATGTGGTGCGGCCGACACTTGGTCTAACTTTTGATTCGCTTGGTGAGGCATACGACTTCTACAATTTGTATTCCTGGGAAACCGGTTTCGGCATTAGATATGGAAAGAGCCGGCTGAACGTTGAGAGGACAAAGTGCATGCAAGAAATAGTGTGCGGTTGCTCG GGGAAGCCAGAAGCAGAAAATAGTAGATCATGCAGGTGTGAGTGTCCAGCTTTGATAAGATTGTTGCGAGCAGCGGACAACAGCTGGTACATTACAGAACACAGAGAGAACCATAATCATTCAATGTCATTGACAATGGGTGAGAAAGTTCAATGGCCGTCGCACAAGAACATTGATGTGTACACTAAGGATCTCATAAAACAGCTACGGGAGAACAATGTTAACCTTGGCAAGGTGTACAGCATAATAGGAAGTTTCTTCGGGTCGGTTGAGAAGGTTCCATGCACTAAGAGGACCCTGAGGAACATATGCGGGAAGATCAGTCGGGAGCAGGCTGATGATGATGTTAGGAAGACACTTGAAGTGTTCGCTGACATACAGGCTGGTGACCCTGGTTTCACATACAGAGTGCTGGCTGATGATACAAGCAAAGTGAAGAACCTGATGTAG